From Variovorax sp. PMC12, the proteins below share one genomic window:
- a CDS encoding glycosyltransferase — protein MMPDQVAARCALVLETNNLRGGADAEARAGASLQRLVALLAKQKLPLTALAQVVITHDGLSPATCDAVSALAGRPVDFVRIDAATGYYDAKNAGFAATDAQRCTHVVFADADCLPDDDWLLQMLLPFTQGADAPAVVAGRTSYAANVVGTALTTIDFMYFPNAGHAGATSNFYANNVAFRREVFERHSYQALDGVYRAHCQVLGMRLKAAGVPIRYAATAHTEHRLPDTRLEALKLRWMRGQDTYSLTPHLLRSYVSPRWQWLAKSGPIGPLCVLFTRLGFSVKALNHQDLPPLRGLRWLAGVALILGFSAVDMLGAFARGIGWHTTGRTNADAQALSYHRP, from the coding sequence ATGATGCCCGATCAAGTTGCCGCGCGTTGCGCGCTGGTCCTGGAGACCAACAACCTGCGCGGCGGAGCGGATGCCGAGGCTAGGGCCGGCGCCAGCCTGCAGCGCCTGGTGGCACTGCTCGCGAAACAGAAGCTGCCGCTCACGGCGCTCGCGCAGGTGGTCATCACGCACGACGGGCTGAGCCCCGCCACCTGCGATGCAGTGAGCGCGCTCGCGGGCCGCCCGGTCGACTTCGTGCGCATCGACGCGGCCACCGGGTACTACGACGCCAAGAACGCCGGCTTCGCGGCCACCGATGCGCAGCGCTGCACGCACGTGGTGTTCGCCGATGCCGACTGCCTGCCCGACGACGACTGGCTGCTGCAGATGCTGCTGCCGTTCACGCAAGGCGCCGATGCGCCCGCCGTGGTGGCCGGGCGCACCAGCTACGCGGCCAACGTGGTCGGCACCGCGCTGACGACCATCGACTTCATGTACTTCCCCAACGCCGGCCATGCCGGCGCCACGAGCAACTTCTACGCGAACAACGTGGCCTTCCGCCGCGAGGTGTTCGAGCGGCACAGCTACCAGGCGCTCGACGGCGTGTACCGCGCGCACTGCCAGGTGCTGGGCATGCGGCTGAAGGCGGCGGGCGTGCCCATTCGCTACGCGGCCACGGCCCACACCGAACACCGCCTGCCCGACACGCGCCTGGAGGCGCTCAAGCTGCGCTGGATGCGCGGGCAGGACACTTACTCGCTCACGCCGCACCTGCTGCGCAGCTACGTGTCGCCGCGCTGGCAGTGGCTGGCCAAGAGCGGCCCCATCGGCCCGCTGTGCGTGCTGTTCACGCGGCTGGGCTTCAGCGTGAAGGCGCTGAACCATCAAGACCTGCCGCCGCTGCGCGGCCTGCGCTGGCTCGCGGGCGTGGCGCTGATCCTGGGTTTCTCGGCCGTCGACATGCTGGGCGCGTTCGCGCGCGGCATCGGCTGGCACACCACGGGCCGCACCAACGCGGACGCGCAGGCGCTCTCCTATCACCGGCCCTGA
- a CDS encoding UDP-glucose dehydrogenase family protein produces the protein MKVGIFGAGYVGLSFAACLAEAGHEVLCTDADLPRIEGLQRGLMPLHEPDLEPLVAEGLAAGTLRFTADAQAACGHGDVLFIVVNTPADAQGRVDLRQVMAVAAGIGRHREREALVVCKSTAPVGTADQIEAVLSGELSRRGASLRVAVAANPEFLREGAAVRDCRRPDRVVIGTRDPWAIDLLARLYAPFVSEPERPLLVMDRRSAELTKYAANAMLATRISFMNEMARVAGHAGADIEMVRRGIGADHRIGPDFLQAGAGYGGSCLAKDVRALTRMAERDGHALRILSAVEAANHEQKGRLFDLMTHHFEGRIAGKTVAVWGLAFKPDTDDMRDAPSLVLLERLLAAGARVQVHDPAAMANARAIVGERDGLLWCATAQEALHGADVLALVTEWPVFREAGLAQIARELRMPAIFDGRNVYDAAQVEAAGIAYYGIGRGRAVPR, from the coding sequence ATGAAGGTCGGCATCTTCGGCGCCGGCTACGTGGGCCTGAGCTTCGCGGCCTGCCTGGCCGAGGCCGGGCACGAGGTGCTCTGCACCGACGCCGACCTGCCGCGCATCGAAGGCCTGCAGCGTGGCCTGATGCCCTTGCACGAACCGGACCTGGAGCCCCTGGTGGCCGAGGGCCTGGCCGCCGGCACGCTGCGCTTCACCGCCGACGCGCAGGCCGCCTGCGGGCACGGCGACGTGCTCTTCATCGTGGTCAACACGCCGGCGGATGCGCAAGGGCGCGTCGACCTGCGGCAAGTGATGGCGGTGGCGGCGGGCATCGGGCGGCACCGCGAGCGCGAGGCGCTGGTGGTGTGCAAGTCGACCGCGCCGGTGGGCACGGCCGACCAGATCGAGGCCGTGCTGAGCGGCGAGCTTTCGCGGCGTGGCGCCTCGCTGCGCGTCGCGGTGGCCGCCAACCCCGAGTTCCTGCGCGAAGGCGCGGCGGTGCGCGACTGCCGCCGGCCCGACCGCGTGGTGATCGGCACGCGGGACCCGTGGGCCATCGACCTGCTGGCCCGGCTCTACGCGCCGTTCGTGAGCGAACCCGAAAGGCCGCTGCTGGTGATGGACCGCCGCTCGGCCGAGCTCACCAAGTACGCAGCCAACGCGATGCTCGCCACCCGCATCAGCTTCATGAACGAGATGGCGCGCGTGGCCGGGCACGCGGGCGCCGACATCGAGATGGTGCGGCGCGGCATTGGCGCCGACCACCGCATCGGGCCCGACTTCCTGCAGGCGGGCGCGGGCTACGGCGGCTCCTGCCTTGCCAAGGACGTGCGCGCGCTGACCCGCATGGCCGAGCGCGACGGCCATGCGTTGCGCATTCTCTCGGCGGTCGAGGCCGCGAACCACGAGCAGAAGGGCCGGTTGTTCGACCTGATGACCCACCACTTCGAAGGCCGCATCGCGGGCAAGACCGTCGCCGTGTGGGGCCTGGCCTTCAAGCCCGACACCGACGACATGCGCGACGCGCCCAGCCTGGTGCTGCTTGAGCGGCTGCTGGCGGCCGGCGCGCGCGTGCAGGTGCACGACCCGGCCGCGATGGCGAATGCGCGCGCCATCGTCGGCGAGCGCGACGGCCTGCTCTGGTGCGCCACCGCGCAAGAGGCGCTGCACGGCGCCGACGTGCTGGCGCTGGTGACCGAGTGGCCGGTGTTCCGCGAGGCCGGCCTTGCGCAGATCGCGCGAGAACTGCGCATGCCGGCGATCTTCGACGGCCGCAATGTCTATGACGCGGCGCAAGTGGAGGCCGCGGGCATCGCGTACTACGGCATCGGGCGCGGGCGCGCGGTGCCGCGCTGA
- a CDS encoding CaiB/BaiF CoA transferase family protein, with product MTQPQGALAGIRVLDISRILGGPYCGQILGDHGADVLKVEPPQGDDTRTWGPPFKEGVASYYHGLNRNKRVQHLDFSTEEGRESLLALVAEADVLIENFKTGTMERWGIGYETLSQRFPRLVWCRVSGFGADGPLGALPGYDAAVQAMTGIMSINGEADGGPLRVGLPVVDMVTGLNAVIGVLLALQERNRSGRGQFVEAALYDSGLSLLHPHAANWFMDGTAPRRTGNAHPNIYPYDALATGTDPVFIAVGNDRQFASLCRCIGLPGLAEDPLYRSAGARSVNRGELKQRLEAAMAAFDGRQLVEQLMAAGVPAAPVLPVDAALQHPHTLHREMVVEMPGGYRGIGAPVKLSRTPASYRHAPLTPGDAFLPQD from the coding sequence ATGACACAACCCCAAGGCGCCCTCGCAGGCATCCGGGTGCTGGACATCTCCCGCATCCTCGGCGGTCCCTACTGCGGACAGATCCTCGGTGACCACGGTGCCGATGTGCTCAAGGTCGAGCCGCCACAAGGCGACGACACCCGCACCTGGGGCCCGCCGTTCAAGGAAGGCGTGGCCTCGTACTACCACGGCCTCAACCGCAACAAGCGCGTGCAGCACCTCGACTTCTCGACAGAAGAAGGCCGCGAATCGCTGCTCGCCCTGGTCGCAGAGGCCGATGTGCTCATCGAGAACTTCAAGACCGGCACCATGGAACGCTGGGGCATCGGCTACGAGACCCTGTCGCAACGCTTCCCGCGCCTCGTGTGGTGCCGCGTCTCCGGCTTCGGCGCCGATGGTCCGCTCGGCGCGCTGCCCGGCTACGACGCCGCCGTGCAGGCCATGACCGGCATCATGAGCATCAACGGCGAAGCCGATGGCGGCCCGCTGCGCGTCGGTCTGCCCGTGGTCGACATGGTGACCGGCCTCAACGCGGTCATCGGCGTGCTGCTCGCGCTGCAGGAACGCAACCGCAGCGGACGCGGCCAGTTCGTGGAAGCGGCGCTGTACGACAGCGGCCTGTCGCTGCTGCATCCGCATGCGGCCAACTGGTTCATGGACGGCACCGCGCCGCGCCGCACCGGCAACGCGCATCCCAACATCTACCCCTACGACGCACTCGCCACCGGCACCGACCCCGTGTTCATCGCCGTGGGCAACGACCGCCAGTTCGCCAGCCTGTGCCGCTGCATCGGCCTGCCCGGGCTTGCCGAAGATCCGCTCTACCGCTCCGCCGGTGCGCGCTCGGTGAACCGCGGCGAGCTCAAGCAGCGGCTCGAGGCGGCCATGGCCGCTTTCGACGGCCGCCAACTCGTCGAGCAGCTCATGGCCGCCGGCGTGCCCGCCGCGCCGGTCCTGCCGGTCGACGCCGCGCTGCAGCACCCGCACACGCTGCACCGCGAGATGGTGGTCGAGATGCCCGGCGGCTACCGCGGCATCGGCGCGCCGGTGAAGCTGAGCCGCACGCCGGCCAGCTACCGGCATGCGCCGCTCACGCCGGGCGACGCCTTCCTGCCGCAGGACTGA
- a CDS encoding Bug family tripartite tricarboxylate transporter substrate binding protein — MKRFIFLLTACATLVAAVPAAHAADAFPAKPLTLVVPFPPGGPTDAMARTLAAEMKDRLGQPMIVENRAGAGGNIGAEYVARAEADGHTLMFGTSGPLAINKSLYRKINYDPVKSFAPVIQVGYLPNILVVNPALPVKTVPELVAYAKANPGKLSYASSGNGASSHLAGVLFNSVAGTDLQHIPYKGTGPALNDLLGNQVSMTFTDILTALPYVKAGKLRALGVATSARSQALPDVPTIAEQGYKGYDVSVFFGIVAPAGTPADRVAKLNHAFAEVLNSPKVKQMFSAQGLEASADTSPQKLGQFIAAESVKWKDVVQKSGAQLD, encoded by the coding sequence TTGAAACGCTTCATCTTCCTGCTGACCGCATGCGCCACGCTCGTGGCCGCCGTGCCCGCCGCGCATGCGGCCGACGCCTTTCCCGCCAAGCCCTTGACGCTGGTCGTGCCCTTCCCGCCCGGCGGCCCGACCGACGCGATGGCGCGCACGCTCGCCGCCGAGATGAAGGACCGCCTCGGCCAGCCGATGATCGTGGAGAACCGCGCGGGCGCGGGCGGCAACATCGGCGCCGAATACGTGGCGCGCGCCGAGGCCGACGGCCACACGCTGATGTTCGGCACCTCGGGCCCGCTGGCCATCAACAAGAGCCTGTACCGCAAGATCAACTACGACCCGGTGAAGAGCTTCGCGCCGGTGATCCAGGTCGGCTACCTGCCCAACATCCTGGTGGTGAACCCCGCCCTGCCGGTGAAGACCGTGCCGGAGCTCGTGGCCTACGCCAAGGCCAACCCCGGCAAGCTGAGCTATGCGTCTTCGGGCAACGGTGCGTCGTCGCACCTGGCGGGCGTGCTCTTCAACTCGGTGGCGGGCACGGACCTGCAGCACATTCCGTACAAAGGCACGGGGCCGGCGCTCAATGATTTGCTGGGCAACCAGGTGAGCATGACGTTCACCGACATCCTCACCGCGCTGCCTTATGTGAAGGCGGGCAAGCTGCGCGCGCTGGGCGTTGCCACGTCGGCGCGCTCGCAGGCGCTGCCCGACGTGCCGACGATCGCGGAGCAGGGCTACAAGGGTTATGACGTGAGCGTGTTCTTCGGCATCGTCGCGCCGGCCGGCACGCCGGCGGACCGCGTGGCCAAGCTGAATCATGCGTTTGCCGAGGTGCTCAACTCACCCAAGGTGAAGCAGATGTTCTCTGCCCAAGGCCTGGAAGCATCGGCCGACACATCGCCACAGAAGCTGGGGCAGTTCATCGCCGCGGAGTCGGTCAAGTGGAAGGACGTGGTTCAGAAGTCCGGGGCGCAGCTGGACTGA
- a CDS encoding acyl-CoA dehydrogenase family protein — protein sequence MSAEQAHPIPDRHGQNLFTTDAELHALLALYLPEDLRRHMQPHFERLGGLAGGLLDELAGTADRNPPVLKQRTRTGLDDQKILKHPAYVEMERLALAEFGLAAISHRDETLGWQGRMPPLVKYVLTYLFVQAEFGLCCPVSMTDSLTRTLKKFGHPELVAKFLPRLTSLDFDELAQGAMFMTEQAAGSDIAATATLAHYQEADGSWRLSGDKWFCSNPDADFAMVLARADDESGGQPGMKGVSLFLLPRRLDDGSLNHYRIIRLKDKLGTRSMASGEIRLEGAVAYLVGEAGRGFVQMADMVNNSRLSNGVRAAGLMRRAVAEAEFIASERRAFGRTLDQMPLMQRQLDKLRLPAEQARTMVCQTALALARSDAGERDAYALLRILTPLIKFRACRDARKVTGDAMEVRGGCGYIEEWSDARLVRDAHLGSIWEGTSNIVALDVIRAVKREGSLPVLRAHCRKLLDDAALAPAFAKALRDALDRAAALTETAAREGGDVLARQAASALYHCTSAIAMAWEAAHGGSAPRLRWAQLVLLHRVLPRDPLSPDAMPADWNGAPAARTAQAIA from the coding sequence ATGTCCGCAGAGCAAGCCCATCCGATTCCCGACCGGCACGGCCAGAACCTGTTCACCACCGACGCCGAGCTGCACGCGCTGCTCGCGCTCTACCTGCCCGAAGACCTGCGCCGGCACATGCAGCCGCACTTCGAGCGCCTGGGCGGCCTCGCGGGCGGCCTGCTCGACGAACTGGCCGGCACCGCCGACCGCAACCCGCCCGTGCTGAAGCAGCGCACCCGCACCGGGCTGGACGACCAGAAGATCCTCAAGCACCCCGCTTACGTCGAGATGGAACGCCTGGCGCTCGCCGAGTTCGGCCTGGCCGCCATCTCGCACCGCGACGAGACGCTGGGCTGGCAGGGCAGGATGCCGCCGCTCGTCAAATACGTGCTGACCTACCTGTTCGTGCAGGCCGAGTTCGGCCTGTGCTGCCCGGTGTCGATGACCGATTCGCTCACGCGCACGCTCAAGAAATTCGGCCACCCTGAGCTGGTCGCCAAATTTCTGCCGCGCCTGACCTCGCTCGACTTCGACGAACTCGCGCAGGGCGCGATGTTCATGACCGAGCAGGCCGCCGGCTCCGACATCGCCGCCACCGCCACGCTGGCCCACTATCAGGAAGCCGACGGCAGCTGGCGCCTGAGCGGCGACAAGTGGTTCTGCTCCAACCCCGACGCCGATTTCGCGATGGTGCTGGCGCGCGCCGACGACGAATCGGGCGGCCAGCCCGGCATGAAGGGCGTGTCGCTGTTCCTGCTGCCGCGCCGGCTGGACGACGGCAGCCTCAACCACTACCGCATCATCCGGCTGAAGGACAAGCTGGGCACGCGCTCGATGGCCAGCGGCGAGATCCGCCTCGAAGGCGCGGTCGCGTACCTCGTGGGCGAGGCCGGCCGCGGCTTCGTGCAGATGGCCGACATGGTCAACAACTCGCGCCTGTCGAACGGCGTGCGCGCCGCCGGCCTGATGCGCCGTGCGGTGGCCGAGGCCGAGTTCATCGCTTCCGAGCGCCGCGCCTTCGGCCGCACGCTCGATCAGATGCCGCTGATGCAGCGCCAGCTCGACAAGCTGCGCCTGCCGGCCGAGCAGGCCCGCACGATGGTGTGCCAGACCGCTCTGGCGCTCGCCCGCTCCGACGCCGGCGAGCGCGACGCCTATGCGCTGCTGCGCATCCTCACGCCGCTCATCAAGTTCCGCGCCTGCCGCGATGCGCGCAAGGTGACGGGCGATGCAATGGAAGTGCGCGGCGGCTGCGGCTACATCGAGGAATGGAGCGATGCGCGCCTGGTGCGCGACGCGCACCTGGGCTCGATCTGGGAAGGCACGAGCAACATCGTGGCGCTCGACGTGATCCGCGCGGTCAAGCGCGAAGGCTCGCTGCCCGTGCTGCGCGCGCACTGCCGCAAGCTGCTCGACGACGCGGCGCTGGCCCCGGCTTTCGCCAAGGCCCTGCGCGACGCGCTGGACCGCGCCGCCGCGCTGACCGAGACCGCCGCGCGCGAAGGCGGCGACGTGCTCGCGCGCCAGGCGGCATCGGCGCTCTACCACTGCACCAGCGCCATCGCGATGGCCTGGGAGGCCGCGCACGGCGGCTCCGCGCCGCGCCTGCGCTGGGCGCAGCTGGTGCTGCTGCACCGCGTGCTGCCGCGCGACCCGCTCTCGCCCGATGCGATGCCCGCCGACTGGAACGGCGCACCCGCCGCACGCACCGCGCAGGCCATCGCCTGA
- a CDS encoding LysR family transcriptional regulator, with protein MELRHLRYFSVLAEELHFGRAARRLSISQPPLSVAIRQLEDTVGARLFERNSKEVRLTPAGEALRVSARRVLLQAEEAAAEARDVALGSAGRLRIGFVGAMLYRGLPQALRAFQAKHPAVRITLSELNSGVQITELLNDRLDLGFAHTRRVPLELQHRLLLSEPFVACLPAEHALARKRVLAPADLRAQPFVLFSREASPDYHERILSICADAGFLPEVRHEVRHWLAVVSLVSQGLGVALVPQAMRNSALRGAVFRPLDRAVAQSEAYGIWRNGPANVLVERLLQGVADSIAADQSQA; from the coding sequence ATGGAACTGCGGCACCTGCGCTACTTCTCCGTGCTCGCCGAAGAACTGCACTTCGGCCGGGCGGCGCGGCGCCTGTCGATCTCGCAGCCGCCGCTGTCGGTGGCGATCCGCCAGCTCGAGGACACGGTGGGCGCGCGGCTCTTCGAGCGCAACAGCAAGGAGGTGCGGCTCACGCCGGCCGGCGAGGCGCTGCGCGTGTCGGCGCGGCGCGTGCTGCTGCAGGCGGAAGAGGCGGCCGCGGAGGCGCGCGACGTGGCGCTGGGTTCGGCGGGGCGGCTGCGCATCGGCTTCGTCGGCGCGATGCTGTACCGGGGACTGCCGCAGGCGCTGCGGGCTTTCCAGGCGAAGCACCCGGCGGTGCGCATCACCCTGAGCGAACTCAATTCCGGCGTGCAGATCACCGAGCTGCTGAACGACCGGCTCGACCTGGGCTTTGCCCACACGCGGCGCGTGCCGCTCGAACTGCAGCACCGGCTGCTGCTGTCGGAGCCCTTCGTGGCCTGCCTGCCGGCGGAGCATGCGCTCGCGCGCAAGCGGGTGCTGGCGCCGGCCGACCTGCGCGCGCAGCCGTTCGTGCTGTTCTCGCGCGAGGCCTCGCCCGACTATCACGAGCGCATCCTGTCGATCTGCGCCGACGCCGGCTTCCTGCCCGAGGTGCGGCATGAAGTGCGCCACTGGCTGGCCGTGGTCTCGCTGGTGTCGCAGGGGCTGGGCGTGGCGCTGGTGCCGCAGGCGATGCGCAATTCAGCCTTGCGCGGCGCTGTGTTCAGGCCGCTCGACCGCGCGGTGGCGCAGTCGGAGGCCTATGGCATCTGGCGCAACGGACCGGCCAACGTGCTGGTCGAGCGCCTGCTGCAGGGCGTGGCGGACAGCATTGCCGCCGACCAGAGTCAGGCGTAG
- a CDS encoding serine/threonine protein kinase: MTPSSAAPANTHPYESLTPDVVLDALATLGLHGDGRLTGLNSYENRVYQVYLEDRSAVVVKFYRPGRWSEAEILEEHGFSLELAAGEVPAVPPLAFDGKTLHHHAGFAFSVSPYRGGRAPELDDFEVLEWVGRFLARIHTVGSAKPFEARPALDLQTFGLDSRDWLLENDKIPLDVQRDWEKACNDALDMVRATALALQPPASDFKPRKLRLHGDVHPGNILWTPTDRPGGGPHFVDLDDARTGFAVQDLWMLLSGDRAQRTAQLSGLLDGYEQFREFDRRELALIEPLRTLRLIHYSAWLARRWEDPIFPINFPWFGSSDYWKGQILVLEDQCEQMAEEPLYA; this comes from the coding sequence ATGACTCCTTCTTCCGCGGCGCCCGCGAACACACATCCTTACGAGAGCCTCACGCCCGACGTGGTGCTCGACGCGCTCGCGACGCTCGGCCTGCACGGCGACGGCCGGCTCACCGGCCTGAATTCCTATGAGAACCGGGTCTACCAGGTCTACCTGGAAGACCGCTCCGCGGTCGTCGTCAAGTTCTACCGTCCCGGGCGCTGGAGCGAGGCCGAGATCCTCGAAGAGCACGGCTTCTCGCTCGAACTGGCCGCCGGCGAAGTGCCCGCCGTGCCGCCCCTGGCCTTCGACGGCAAGACCCTGCACCACCACGCCGGCTTCGCTTTCAGCGTGAGCCCGTACCGCGGAGGGCGCGCGCCCGAGCTCGACGACTTCGAGGTGCTCGAATGGGTCGGCCGCTTCCTCGCGCGCATCCACACCGTGGGCAGCGCGAAGCCCTTCGAGGCCCGCCCCGCGCTCGACCTGCAGACCTTCGGCCTGGACTCGCGCGACTGGCTGCTGGAGAACGACAAGATCCCGCTGGACGTGCAGCGCGACTGGGAAAAGGCCTGCAACGACGCGCTGGACATGGTCCGCGCCACCGCGCTGGCGCTGCAGCCGCCGGCCTCCGACTTCAAGCCGCGCAAGCTGCGCCTGCACGGCGACGTGCACCCCGGCAACATTCTGTGGACGCCTACCGACCGCCCCGGCGGCGGCCCGCACTTCGTCGACCTCGACGACGCGCGCACCGGCTTCGCCGTGCAGGACCTGTGGATGCTGCTGTCGGGCGACCGCGCCCAGCGCACCGCGCAGCTGTCGGGCCTGCTCGACGGCTACGAGCAGTTCCGCGAATTCGACCGGCGCGAGCTGGCGCTGATCGAGCCCCTGCGCACCCTGCGGCTCATCCACTACAGCGCATGGCTGGCGCGGCGCTGGGAAGACCCGATCTTCCCGATCAACTTCCCGTGGTTCGGCTCCAGCGACTACTGGAAGGGGCAGATCCTGGTGCTGGAAGACCAGTGCGAGCAAATGGCCGAGGAGCCCCTCTACGCCTGA
- a CDS encoding DUF2855 family protein, with the protein MSTTSLLIRKDQLATTRLHTATDAPLADGQVRVRIDSFALTSNNITYAAFGDAMSYWQFYPTGEEGWGSIPVWGFASVVQSLHPGVAVGERLYGYWPMATGAVLSPGRLSPERFTDTAAHRAELPAVYNQYFRCARDPLYTADSEDTQSLLRPLFITSWLIDDFMGDNDFFGARTMLLSSASSKTAYGTAFQLHRREGIEVIGLTSPANVAFCESLGCYDRVVTYEALDTIAADTPCVYIDFAGNGALRNAIHGRFTQLKYSSSIGGTHVEQLAAKGAGKDLAGPRATLFFAPAQIKKRTAEWGAEEFGRRMVAAWRDFIATATDANKPWLRAERHHGGEAVQAAYAQVLAGKGDPRAGHVLSLYKQPGDA; encoded by the coding sequence ATGAGCACCACCAGCCTTCTCATCCGCAAAGACCAGCTCGCGACCACGCGGCTGCACACCGCCACCGACGCGCCGCTGGCCGACGGCCAGGTGCGCGTGCGCATCGACAGCTTTGCGCTCACGTCGAACAACATCACCTATGCCGCCTTCGGCGACGCGATGAGCTACTGGCAGTTCTACCCGACCGGCGAAGAAGGCTGGGGCAGCATTCCCGTGTGGGGCTTCGCGAGCGTGGTGCAGTCGCTGCACCCGGGCGTGGCGGTGGGCGAGCGGCTCTACGGCTACTGGCCGATGGCCACCGGCGCGGTGCTGAGCCCCGGGCGGCTGTCGCCCGAGCGCTTCACCGACACGGCGGCGCACCGCGCCGAGCTGCCCGCCGTCTACAACCAGTATTTCCGCTGCGCGCGCGACCCGCTCTACACCGCGGATTCGGAAGACACGCAGTCGCTGCTGCGCCCGCTGTTCATCACCTCGTGGCTGATCGACGACTTCATGGGCGACAACGATTTCTTCGGCGCAAGGACCATGCTGCTGTCCAGCGCATCGAGCAAGACGGCCTACGGCACCGCGTTCCAGCTGCACCGGCGCGAAGGCATCGAGGTGATCGGCCTGACTTCGCCGGCCAACGTGGCCTTCTGCGAAAGCCTGGGCTGCTACGACCGCGTCGTGACCTACGAGGCGCTCGACACCATCGCGGCCGACACGCCTTGCGTGTACATCGACTTCGCGGGCAACGGCGCGCTGCGCAACGCCATCCACGGCCGGTTCACCCAACTGAAGTACAGCAGCTCCATCGGCGGCACGCACGTCGAGCAGCTCGCCGCCAAGGGCGCCGGCAAGGACCTGGCCGGCCCGCGCGCCACGCTGTTCTTCGCGCCCGCGCAGATCAAGAAGCGCACCGCCGAATGGGGCGCGGAAGAGTTCGGGCGCCGCATGGTGGCCGCCTGGCGCGACTTCATCGCCACCGCGACCGATGCGAACAAGCCCTGGCTGCGCGCCGAGCGCCACCACGGCGGCGAGGCGGTGCAGGCCGCCTACGCGCAAGTGCTGGCCGGCAAGGGCGACCCGCGCGCGGGCCATGTCCTTTCTCTTTACAAACAACCCGGCGACGCCTGA
- a CDS encoding N-acyl-D-amino-acid deacylase family protein: MLDLVIEGGEVIDGSGAPRVRADVGVQQGRIVRLGELAGVAARERFDARGRIVAPGFIDVHTHDDRLLLDAPQGAHPKLSQGVTTVVTGNCGVSLAPLCSAVTPPAPLDLLGSDAWRFDRFGDYLDALEQARPALNAACLVGHSTLRVRHMARLDRVANGDETRRMADDLAQALESGAIGLSTGLYYPPARAASAQEVIAVGAALAGARGIVTMHIRDEADAIDEALREALHIGRALGVDTVLSHHKLVGKANHGRSVQTLAAIEEAAQTQRVCFDCYPYNASSTMLLPGRVAQSDDVRVTWSKADASAAGRSLFELARERGRPPEQLAAELQPAGAIYFAMSEDDVSRILGHPMAMVGSDGLAHDTSPHPRLWGTFPRVLGHYVRERKLFSLETAVHKMTGLSARRCGLHERGLLASGHHADIVVFDAQRVADRATFDHPTEPSAGIDAVFVNGRLACREGRTADVHAGRVLRHGRSD, translated from the coding sequence ATGCTCGACCTGGTGATCGAAGGCGGCGAGGTGATCGACGGCAGCGGCGCGCCGCGCGTGCGCGCCGACGTGGGCGTGCAACAGGGGCGCATCGTGCGCCTGGGCGAGCTGGCCGGCGTGGCGGCGCGCGAGCGCTTCGACGCGCGCGGGCGCATCGTGGCGCCGGGCTTCATCGACGTGCACACGCACGACGACCGGCTGCTGCTCGACGCGCCGCAGGGCGCCCACCCCAAGCTGTCGCAGGGCGTGACCACCGTGGTCACCGGCAACTGCGGCGTGAGCCTGGCGCCGCTGTGCTCGGCGGTCACGCCGCCCGCGCCGCTCGACCTGCTGGGCAGCGACGCCTGGCGCTTCGATCGCTTCGGCGACTACCTCGACGCGCTCGAACAGGCACGGCCCGCGCTCAATGCCGCCTGCCTGGTCGGCCATTCGACGCTGCGCGTGCGGCACATGGCGCGGCTGGACCGCGTGGCCAACGGCGACGAGACGCGGCGCATGGCGGACGACCTGGCACAGGCGCTGGAAAGCGGCGCCATCGGCTTGTCGACCGGCCTCTACTACCCGCCGGCGCGCGCCGCCAGCGCGCAGGAGGTGATTGCCGTGGGCGCCGCGCTGGCCGGCGCGCGCGGCATCGTCACCATGCACATCCGCGACGAGGCCGACGCCATCGACGAGGCGCTGCGCGAGGCGCTGCACATCGGCCGCGCGCTGGGCGTGGACACGGTGCTGTCGCACCACAAGCTGGTCGGCAAGGCCAACCACGGCCGCTCGGTGCAGACGCTCGCGGCCATCGAGGAGGCCGCGCAAACACAGCGCGTGTGCTTCGACTGCTACCCCTACAACGCCTCGTCGACCATGCTGCTGCCCGGGCGCGTGGCGCAGTCCGACGACGTGCGCGTGACTTGGTCGAAGGCCGACGCCAGCGCGGCCGGCCGCTCGCTGTTCGAACTGGCGCGCGAGCGCGGCCGCCCGCCCGAGCAGCTGGCCGCGGAGCTGCAGCCCGCCGGCGCGATCTACTTCGCGATGAGCGAGGACGACGTGAGCCGCATCCTCGGCCACCCGATGGCCATGGTCGGCTCCGACGGCCTGGCGCACGACACCAGCCCGCACCCGCGCCTGTGGGGCACCTTCCCGCGCGTGCTGGGCCACTACGTGCGCGAGCGCAAGCTGTTCTCGCTGGAGACGGCGGTACACAAGATGACGGGCCTGAGCGCGCGCCGCTGCGGCCTGCACGAACGCGGCCTGCTGGCAAGCGGCCACCATGCCGACATCGTGGTGTTCGACGCGCAGCGTGTGGCCGACCGCGCCACCTTCGACCACCCCACCGAGCCCAGCGCGGGCATCGACGCGGTGTTCGTCAACGGCCGGCTCGCCTGCCGCGAGGGCCGCACGGCCGACGTGCATGCGGGCCGCGTGCTGCGGCACGGGCGCTCGGACTGA